The following are encoded in a window of Calderihabitans maritimus genomic DNA:
- a CDS encoding FtsK/SpoIIIE family DNA translocase, with protein MGGIFNQIKEELKKEIVGIILVALALLSAVSIYIVDSGLWIEKGQAVGSIGRFLVRFLSTMAGQGRYLLPLLLAGYGVWLMRRNQHFPLSPRAYGTLFLYLIILAAMHLPIIVEKQAGQALRLALDGYGGGVLGALVAVVFYTFFGIAGTYIILGALMLISILMITELSLTALLRKGFERLKSFCYRLRGEISNFIFTVVEEEEELPPVPAKSRKKKGQKKARNEKEVQEKKSFTTTPQEKEPASRERQSGPRVRIYPEPLIPQPEATPAPKEEQKELSSIAAEAVSEESETGELKDKAVGKKYQLPSVSLLQRSARPKSSRLHKEINERVRRLEETLESFKVKAKVNQVSCGPAITRFEIQPAPGVKVSRIVSLADDIALSLAAPTVRIEAPIPGKAAVGIEVPNHEISLVHFREVVDTPEFYQASSKLTMALGKDIAGNPVIADLAKMPHLLIAGATGSGKSVCLNSLICSLLFKCTPAELKLLMIDPKMVELTTYNGIPHLISPVVTDAQKAAAALRWAVNEMEKRYELFAEASVKDIVRYNKLKAEEAPGQEGQELPYVVVLIDELADLMMVSPVEVEDAICRLAQMARAAGIHLVVATQRPSVDVITGLIKANIPSRIAFAVSSQTDSRTILDMGGAEKLLGSGDMLFFPVGAAKPIRVQGAYVSDKEVEEIVAFWKRQGQPEFQEIVVRSSGPSQETEKEEEDELFPQAVKIIVEHGQASISLLQRRLRIGYTRAARLIDMMEERGIVGAFEGSKPRAVLITEEEYEEMFGN; from the coding sequence TGGATAGAGAAAGGACAGGCTGTAGGAAGCATAGGGCGTTTTTTAGTAAGATTTCTTTCTACTATGGCCGGTCAGGGGCGTTACCTCCTGCCTTTGCTGCTGGCAGGGTATGGCGTGTGGCTTATGAGACGAAATCAGCATTTCCCTTTATCACCCAGGGCCTATGGAACTCTGTTTCTGTATTTAATAATCTTGGCGGCTATGCACCTGCCGATAATAGTCGAAAAACAGGCTGGCCAGGCGCTACGCTTGGCTCTTGACGGGTATGGGGGAGGAGTACTGGGTGCCCTGGTGGCGGTTGTTTTTTATACTTTTTTCGGTATAGCTGGTACTTACATAATTCTGGGAGCGTTGATGTTGATATCAATTCTTATGATTACTGAGCTTTCCTTAACCGCCCTGCTCCGGAAAGGATTTGAGCGGTTGAAGAGTTTCTGCTATCGCCTGCGAGGAGAAATAAGCAATTTTATTTTTACGGTGGTTGAGGAAGAAGAAGAACTTCCACCTGTACCGGCAAAATCAAGAAAGAAGAAGGGGCAGAAAAAAGCACGAAATGAAAAAGAGGTTCAAGAGAAAAAATCATTCACTACTACACCCCAAGAAAAGGAACCGGCCAGCAGAGAACGCCAGTCCGGCCCGCGGGTGAGAATATATCCAGAACCGCTGATTCCGCAACCGGAAGCTACTCCTGCCCCAAAGGAGGAGCAAAAGGAATTGTCTTCCATTGCAGCCGAGGCAGTTTCCGAAGAAAGTGAGACTGGGGAATTAAAAGACAAGGCCGTTGGCAAGAAATATCAACTTCCTTCGGTTTCCCTCTTACAACGTTCTGCCCGTCCCAAGAGTTCTCGTTTGCATAAAGAAATTAATGAAAGAGTACGGCGCTTGGAAGAAACATTAGAAAGCTTTAAGGTCAAAGCGAAAGTTAACCAAGTCAGCTGTGGGCCAGCTATCACTCGATTTGAGATACAACCGGCTCCAGGAGTCAAGGTTAGCCGAATTGTGAGTCTGGCGGATGATATCGCTTTAAGTTTAGCTGCTCCAACGGTTAGAATAGAAGCGCCAATTCCCGGAAAAGCTGCAGTAGGAATAGAGGTCCCGAACCACGAAATCTCTTTGGTTCACTTCCGCGAGGTGGTAGATACACCAGAGTTCTATCAGGCCTCCTCGAAACTAACCATGGCATTAGGTAAGGATATTGCCGGGAATCCAGTAATAGCAGATTTAGCTAAAATGCCCCACCTGTTGATTGCCGGAGCTACCGGTTCAGGTAAAAGCGTATGTCTCAATTCTTTGATATGCAGTTTACTCTTTAAATGCACGCCTGCCGAATTAAAGCTTTTGATGATTGATCCTAAAATGGTGGAGCTCACCACTTATAACGGAATACCTCATCTTATATCTCCAGTAGTCACCGATGCTCAAAAAGCGGCGGCCGCCTTAAGGTGGGCTGTTAATGAAATGGAAAAGAGGTACGAGCTTTTCGCAGAGGCCTCGGTTAAGGATATAGTTCGCTACAATAAATTGAAGGCTGAGGAAGCTCCAGGTCAAGAGGGGCAGGAACTCCCATACGTGGTGGTTCTTATTGATGAGTTGGCAGACCTTATGATGGTGTCTCCGGTGGAAGTGGAAGATGCAATTTGCCGATTGGCCCAGATGGCACGGGCGGCAGGTATTCACCTGGTAGTCGCGACCCAGAGACCTTCGGTAGATGTAATTACGGGGCTGATCAAGGCCAATATTCCTTCGCGTATCGCGTTTGCTGTTTCGTCCCAAACGGATTCCCGTACCATTCTAGACATGGGAGGAGCGGAAAAGCTATTGGGTAGTGGTGACATGCTGTTTTTCCCGGTCGGTGCCGCCAAACCTATTCGCGTTCAAGGAGCTTATGTTTCCGACAAGGAAGTAGAAGAGATAGTCGCTTTTTGGAAGCGGCAAGGCCAACCCGAGTTTCAAGAAATTGTCGTTCGTTCTTCTGGACCCAGCCAGGAGACAGAAAAAGAAGAAGAGGATGAATTATTTCCTCAGGCGGTTAAGATTATTGTTGAACACGGACAAGCTTCTATTTCTCTCTTGCAGCGCAGGTTGCGCATAGGTTATACACGAGCGGCTCGCCTAATAGATATGATGGAAGAACGAGGCATTGTAGGTGCGTTTGAAGGGAGCAAGCCGAGAGCCGTTCTTATTACCGAAGAGGAATACGAGGAGATGTTCGGTAATTAA